CGTCGCCGCCGCCGCCGCCGCCACCGAAGGCGCCGTCGTCGCCGCCCAACAGATCATCGCCGTCGTCGACGTCCCCGGGCCCGTCGTCGCCGTCGCGGAAGCGGTCGAGCAGGCTGGCTCCCAGCAGCCCGAGCGAGACCAGCAGTCCCGCGTCGGCTCCCGGGATCCCGCCGACCCATGCTCCCGATAGCGCGGTGAGGAGACCCATTACACCTCACCACCCACGAACGAACCTTAAACCCTGCCCGCGGATTATCGAGGGCGATAACCCCCGTCGCAGGCGTTCTCCGGGGAGTACGGCCGATCTGTGGATCGTGACTGCGGTCGTGACCGGCGAGAATTCCCGTCAGCGAGGTGGAACGAACGATCCGCGCAGGCGCGACGCGACCGACGGATCGAGCGAGAACAGGCGGCGGCGTTACAGAACGATGGTCTCGCCGCCGGCGTACGAGACGTGCAGGGTTCCGGTGTCGGTCTCGAAGCGCAGCGAGCGACCGCGAGCGCCGCCGGTGTCGGCGTCGACGAGCGGGATGTCCCGGTCGGCGAGCGCGGCCTCGGCGGCCGCGACGTTGCGTTCGCCCACGGACCCGGCGTCCTCGCCGAGGTCGAACTCGATCATCTGGGCGGCGCCCGCCACCTTGGCGTGGAGGCCGTCGGGGGGTGCACCGGCGGCCGCCAGCGCGTCGACCAGCGCGTCGATCCCATCGACGACGAACTTCTCGTCTGCGCCGGGACGGTCTGCCGCCTCGGGCAGCATCGCGTGGAGCAGTCCGCCGACGCCGGTCGTCGGGTGGTACAGCGCGACCCCGAGACACGAGCCGAGACCGCTGGTGACGAGCACCGCTCCGTCGGTAGCG
The DNA window shown above is from Halobaculum marinum and carries:
- a CDS encoding chemotaxis protein CheD, which codes for MVATDGAVLVTSGLGSCLGVALYHPTTGVGGLLHAMLPEAADRPGADEKFVVDGIDALVDALAAAGAPPDGLHAKVAGAAQMIEFDLGEDAGSVGERNVAAAEAALADRDIPLVDADTGGARGRSLRFETDTGTLHVSYAGGETIVL